One Drosophila kikkawai strain 14028-0561.14 chromosome 3L, DkikHiC1v2, whole genome shotgun sequence genomic window carries:
- the Tsen34 gene encoding tRNA-splicing endonuclease subunit Sen34 codes for MILTLLNGTGFIFNVNDYMELRSKHRIMGAPVGTANTKGWSPNQSTLPVELSKFETQLVLDEHIAQLVDKSQALKAPPTPEKLQEYQADFESRLVAQETSLKREKLRETERYMDKILTGKRNKLLKQGNMDKAAALTAEDVLKEMSDNFKFDRQNALVELPCEHLREHSGEKIYGPLVDTNSLKYRIFKDLWKRGKFVTSGDAFGADFLVYPGDPLIYHASHIVIVQDTPVIKPLELVAKVRLSVIVNKSCVFAYDSEDSKEIHYQTVSWWNPSK; via the exons atgattttaactCTGCTAAATGGCACCGGTTTCATTTTCAACGTCAATG ATTACATGGAACTGCGTAGCAAACACCGAATAATGGGTGCTCCTGTGGGCACGGCAAATACCAAGGGCTGGAGTCCCAATCAGTCGA CTCTCCCCGTGGAACTGTCCAAATTCGAAACTCAATTGGTTTTGGATGAGCACATAGCCCAATTGGTGGATAAATCTCAGGCTCTGAAGGCTCCACCCACACCAGAAAAACTACAAGAATATCAGGCAGATTTCGAGTCACGTTTGGTGGCACAAGAAACCAGTCTCAAGAGGGAAAAGCTCCGGGAAACAGAGCGATATATGGATAAAATACTGACAGGGAAGCGCAACAAGTTGTTGAAGCAAGGAAACATGGATAAAG CTGCTGCTTTAACCGCTGAAGATGTACTGAAAGAAATGTCGGATAACTTCAAGTTTGATCGTCAAAATGCCTTGGTGGAGCTGCCCTGCGAACACTTAAGAGAGCATT CTGGGGAAAAAATCTACGGACCCCTGGTGGACACCAACTCCcttaaatatagaatttttaaagatctTTGGAAGCGTGGAAAGTTTGTGACCTCTGGCGATGCTTTTGGAGCGGACTTTCTGGTCTATCCTGGAGATCCTCTTATATATCACGCCTCGCACATCGTAATTGTCCAGGATACACCTGTAATTAAGCCCCTGGAACTGGTAGCAAAGGTGCGCTTGTCTGTGATTGTCAACAAGAGTTGCGTCTTTGCTTATGATAGCGAAGATAGCAAGGAGATTCATTACCAAACGGTGTCCTGGTGGAATCCTAGCAAGTGA
- the Mgat4a gene encoding alpha-1,3-mannosyl-glycoprotein 4-beta-N-acetylglucosaminyltransferase B: MFKIRQRNCMLIVTALVLAPCIVILMVMGPELSTEQSLTQRLAECHMRLQYLESMYRARQEDVALLSQYLGQIQIINGNVTGAGTQPSPPPPPLPVINLLDGLSPEARQLLKNASHISRGGGGANGSMIRGQNIRLPNAYHFLPHLLDDAGSLRPAYLQSKGRTDVSIVLGVPTVRREKQSYLLGTLHNLIENMNDEEQNETLIIVYIGETDLEAVQLIARQIEASFEQYLDSGLIDIIAPAPSYYPNFERLRITLNDPLERVKWRSKQNLDFAYLMAYAHSKGTFYVQLEDDILTKRQFITTMKKFALIKSALTKPDQPAWFVLDFCQLGFIGKMFKSAELPYLITYFQMFYNDKPVDWLLTYFIESKVCRTDKDQKHCNQEKAKYWQHFRKSLFQHIGTSSSLKGKVQKLKDKQFGSKVPQYYAHTHNPPALVKSNIAPYKNYILKRAYRGESYFWGLLPQPGDLVQFIFERPTQLRRYLFRSGNSEHPSDRFYNTTVELLPADTLSENSSVWSNFNTTTDGYLVVGAFDSLGVAEGQLDVKIGAIKELRLHVHSDSENWALLSEIELQEWGSDPKSEVNAAKPRFVAGS, translated from the coding sequence ATGTTCAAGATTAGGCAGCGGAACTGCATGCTAATAGTGACGGCCCTGGTGCTGGCACCCTGCATAGTTATCCTGATGGTAATGGGACCGGAGCTATCCACCGAACAGTCGCTGACCCAACGCCTGGCCGAGTGCCATATGCGGTTGCAGTATCTAGAGTCCATGTATCGGGCCCGGCAGGAGGATGTGGCGCTGCTCTCTCAGTACCTGGGTCAAATACAAATCATTAATGGGAATGTGACTGGAGCTGGTACGCAGCCGTCGCCGCCACCTCCTCCATTGCCTGTGATTAATCTGCTGGATGGCCTGAGTCCCGAGGCTAGGCAGCTGCTAAAGAATGCCTCGCACATCAGCAGAGGTGGCGGTGGGGCAAATGGTTCAATGATTCGCGGCCAGAACATACGTCTGCCCAATGCCTATCACTTTCTGCCGCATCTACTGGATGATGCGGGATCCCTGCGTCCAGCCTACTTGCAAAGCAAAGGTCGTACGGATGTCAGCATTGTACTGGGAGTGCCCACGGTGAGGAGGGAGAAGCAATCGTATCTCCTTGGAACCCTGCACAATCTCATCGAGAACATGAACGACGAGGAGCAGAACGAGACGCTGATTATTGTGTATATAGGTGAAACGGATCTGGAGGCCGTGCAACTGATTGCCCGGCAAATCGAGGCTAGCTTTGAGCAGTATTTGGACAGCGGACTGATTGATATCATAGCCCCGGCGCCCAGTTACTACCCCAACTTTGAGCGCCTTCGCATCACCCTAAACGATCCGCTGGAGCGCGTCAAGTGGCGGAGCAAGCAGAACCTGGACTTTGCCTACCTAATGGCCTATGCCCACTCAAAGGGCACCTTCTACGTCCAGCTGGAGGATGACATCCTAACCAAGCGGCAGTTTATCACCACAATGAAGAAATTCGCCCTGATCAAGAGCGCTCTCACGAAGCCCGATCAGCCGGCCTGGTTTGTCTTGGACTTTTGCCAGCTGGGCTTCATTGGCAAGATGTTCAAGAGTGCAGAGCTGCCCTATCTGATCACCTACTTCCAGATGTTCTACAATGACAAGCCTGTGGACTGGCTTCTCACCTATTTCATCGAATCGAAAGTATGCCGCACGGACAAGGATCAAAAGCATTGCAATCAGGAGAAGGCCAAGTACTGGCAGCACTTTCGCAAGTCCCTGTTCCAGCACATTGGCACCAGTTCCTCTCTGAAGGGCAAGGTGCAGAAGCTGAAGGACAAGCAATTTGGCAGCAAGGTGCCGCAGTATTATGCCCACACCCATAATCCCCCAGCCTTGGTCAAGTCCAACATTGCTCCGTACAAAAATTACATTCTGAAGCGTGCCTATCGCGGTGAATCCTATTTCTGGGGCCTGCTCCCACAACCCGGTGATCTTGTCCAGTTCATATTCGAACGACCCACCCAGCTGCGTCGCTATCTCTTCCGCAGTGGAAATTCGGAGCACCCATCGGATAGATTCTACAACACCACCGTGGAGCTTCTGCCGGCGGATACCCTCAGCGAGAACTCGTCCGTTTGGAGTAACTTCAATACCACCACGGATGGGTATCTGGTGGTCGGTGCCTTCGATAGCCTAGGCGTTGCCGAGGGTCAGCTGGATGTGAAGATTGGTGCCATCAAGGAGCTGCGCTTGCACGTGCACAGCGACAGTGAGAATTGGGCTCTGCTCAGCGAGATTGAACTGCAGGAATGGGGGAGTGATCCCAAGTCGGAGGTGAATGCGGCGAAGCCCAGGTTTGTGGCGGGCAGCTGA
- the Mgat4b gene encoding alpha-1,3-mannosyl-glycoprotein 4-beta-N-acetylglucosaminyltransferase A, whose amino-acid sequence MNVINIRWQSCLIFCIALIYFVLTLIFIGLYISKSEPISPQTSQLKPKPIHSKLKTTDKPEIRRSQPPISAWKLSSLVKFDLTPRFLYNGGRKDAKFVIGVPTVVRATGGNYVLETINYLIQRMSPEQHSICLIVIYVGETSLEFGKYIVRELRMNHAEHLKSGLIDVIAPHLHYYPNFTQLHATLHDDLPRVQWRTKQNLDYIYLMSYAAPKGSYYLQLEDDVMPNEGYLDYMEKTEFMHSSFRFDQQPDWIVISFSELGFIGKLFRSSVLHSFVTYLKLFCDHQPIDWLLQSFLTLQSCRWDSISKPDCQREFESRIIRVDQSQFQHMGQLSSLERKKQHHKDHFFNQNLERQRLPHLRQPLNLVVSHRNSLLRQNLDLQPGETFIWMYMPQMPKIIENLITTQYTSSELRIRNHNKTAKTLSEFSVQLVEKLPILHKNATSTKLCGFVMSHTMKDSDNFMFYYIKEDSKDTLSWFRRFLWAKNASGRPHLDWLVKKIVALLLYIA is encoded by the coding sequence ATGAATGTGATCAATATTCGGTGGCAATCCTGCCTGATTTTTTGCATTGCGCTCATTTACTTCGTGTTGACACTGATATTCATTGGCCTTTATATATCTAAAAGTGAACCAATATCGCCGCAAACAAGCCAGCTCAAACCAAAACCTATACATTCCAAGCTTAAAACAACTGACAAACCAGAAATCCGCCGCTCTCAGCCGCCAATCAGTGCCTGGAAGCTGTCTTCATTggttaaatttgatttaacaCCACGATTTCTGTATAACGGTGGCCGTAAGGATGCAAAGTTCGTGATTGGAGTGCCCACGGTGGTGCGGGCCACGGGGGGAAATTATGTGCTGGAGACGATCAATTATTTGATTCAAAGAATGTCGCCGGAACAGCACAGCATTTGCCTGATTGTGATCTATGTGGGGGAGACCAGCCTGGAGTTCGGCAAGTACATAGTCAGGGAACTGAGAATGAACCACGCCGAGCATTTAAAGTCGGGGCTGATAGATGTGATTGCTCCACATCTGCATTACTATCCAAACTTCACGCAGCTCCATGCCACGCTCCACGACGATCTGCCAAGAGTTCAGTGGCGAACCAAACAGAACCTGGACTACATATACCTAATGTCCTATGCCGCACCGAAGGGTTCCTACTACCTGCAGCTGGAGGATGATGTGATGCCCAACGAGGGCTATTTGGACTACATGGAGAAGACAGAGTTCATGCATAGCAGCTTTCGTTTTGACCAGCAGCCCGATTGGATCGTCATTAGCTTCTCTGAATTGGGCTTTATCGGGAAGCTTTTCCGCAGCTCGGTGCTCCACTCGTTTGTGACTTACCTGAAACTGTTTTGTGACCACCAACCCATCGATTGGTTGCTCCAGAGCTTTCTGACCCTGCAGAGTTGCCGCTGGGACAGTATATCGAAACCGGACTGCCAGCGGGAATTTGAGTCGAGGATAATCCGGGTGGACCAGTCCCAGTTTCAGCACATGGGCCAGCTATCTTCCTTGGAGCGAAAGAAGCAGCATCATAAGGATCATTTTTTCAATCAAAATTTGGAAAGGCAACGATTGCCACATCTGCGGCAGCCCCTCAACCTGGTGGTCTCCCATCGCAACTCCCTCCTGCGACAGAATCTCGACCTGCAACCAGGCGAAACCTTCATTTGGATGTACATGCCGCAGATGCCCAAGATAATCGAGAATTTGATAACAACTCAGTACACAAGCTCAGAGCTTCGCATAAGAAATCACAATAAAACAGCCAAGACCCTCTCCGAGTTCAGTGTGCAACTGGTGGAGAAGTTGCCCATCTTGCATAAGAATGCCACTTCAACCAAACTCTGTGGGTTTGTTATGAGCCACACCATGAAAGACAGTGACAACTTCATGTTCTACTATATAAAAGAGGATTCGAAGGATACTCTGAGCTGGTTTCGTCGCTTCCTTTGGGCTAAAAATGCCAGTGGAAGGCCACACTTAGATTGGCTTGTAAAAAAAATCgttgctttattattatatatagcTTAA